The Acropora muricata isolate sample 2 chromosome 5, ASM3666990v1, whole genome shotgun sequence genome includes a window with the following:
- the LOC136917419 gene encoding uncharacterized protein, whose product MYPSDATYHRLARALKDPTVDRVGVAVKYCGPQFGKDVAAAKDAGSSVPAEIRGRGPEAERAFQKAMKSGKVEVYRGRISLLGQEGAGKTSLKKSLLGLPFDPKEESTVGVEVDRSKCELEVDEVQNWMPSKRKRGEMWEFEEELARLIVKDLRETKADDDDFTATDPNVDELKITDEQEEREDYEEPELLSDVDEPVTDTEEKSTIVEDGQKALSEQKSVDKNDSNDLQLNINSTTLPNNVTDPVTNDVTDLVTNDVTDLVTNDVTDLVVRFLQSLQLEDDIKSKEVILTLWDFAGQHLYYASHSVFLSGRAVYLLVYNLNKNLLATAEPCVRQGVDKIRLDNPNNETNLDNLLSWLVSVHCIRSDTNQNVAHQGTEQSYLRPPVIIVGTNSDQPFEEIETTENRIRISIVGKEYGKNVIAPFFAVDNRTENDEGVQKLRQKITKVLKDEPYMGEVVPLRYEGQFYPISLMFSCRNQFILESHG is encoded by the exons ATGTACCCATCTGATGCAACATACCATCGCTTAGCCCGTGCATTGAAGGATCCCACTGTTGATCGAGTAGGTGTGGCTGTCAAGTACTGCGGTCCTCAATTTGGCAAGGATGTAGCAGCAGCTAAGGATGCAGGCTCATCTGTACCAGCGGAAATTAGGGGCCGGGGCCCTGAGGCCGAGCGTGCCTTTCAAAAGGCCATGAAAAGTGGCAAAGTGGAAGTCTATCGCGGGCGCATCTCGCTGCTTGGACAAGAGGGTGCAGGAAAAACAAGCCTGAAGAAATCTCTTCTCGGTTTACCTTTTGACCCGAAGGAAGAGAGCACTGTTGGAGTTGAAGTGGACAGGTCGAAATGTGAACTCGAGGTGGAtgaagtccagaattggatgCCGAGTAAACGAAAGAGGGGTGAGATGTGGGAGTTCGAAGAAGAACTCGCGAGGCTCATTGTCAAGGATTTGAGAGAGACGAAAGCAGATGACGACGATTTTACAGCTACTGATCCTAATGTGGATGAATTGAAG ATCACTGATGAGCAAGAAGAAAGGGAAGATTACGAGGAGCCAGAGTTATTGTCAGATGTAGACGAACCAGTGACCGATACGGAAGAGAAAAGCACGATTGTAGAGGATGGACAGAAAGCACTCTCTGAACAAAAGTCAGTTGACAAAAACGACAGTAACGACCTTCAATTGAATATCAATTCCACTACTTTGCCAAACAATGTCACCGACCCAGTTACAAACGATGTCACTGACCTAGTTACAAACGATGTCACTGACCTAGTTACAAACGATGTTACGGACTTAGTTGTGCGTTTCTTACAAAGCCTTCAACTAGAAGATGACATCAAATCTAAGGAAGTAATCTTAACTCTTTGGGATTTTGCTGGCCAGCATCTTTATTATGCTTCACATTCCGTGTTTCTGTCTGGGCGAGCAGTTTACCTCTTGGTGTATAATCTCAATAAGAACTTACTGGCAACGGCAGAGCCTTGTGTCAGACAAGGCGTCGATAAGATCAGGCTGGATAATCCGAACAATGAAACCAACTTGGATAATTTGTTGTCATGGCTAGTTTCAGTCCACTGCATTCGATCTGATACCAACCAAAACGTTGCACATCAAGGAACGGAGCAGTCCTATCTACGGCCGCCAGTGATTATCGTTGGAACAAATTCAGATCAGCCCTTCGAAGAAATAGAGACCACAGAAAATCGTATCAGGATCAGTATTGTAGGCAAGGAGTATGGAAAAAACGTCATAGCGCCCTTTTTTGCTGTCGATAATAGGACGGAAAACGATGAAGGTGTGCAGAAGCTACGTCAGAAAATCACGAAAGTATTGAAAGATGAACCCTACATGGGTGAAGTGGTACCATTGAGGTATGAAGGCCAATTTTACCCGATCTCATTAATGTTCTCTTGTAGAAATCAATTTATTTTAGAATCGCATGGCTAA
- the LOC136916783 gene encoding uncharacterized protein isoform X3 encodes MDIDRLLFVIEQVCHIKDEKEVTAMLNFYHDLGVIVKYGRTVVLQAQWLIDLFKQLITVPPFNEADPLYRKYWSDLEVNGILRIALVDHVFSKFIDKGLCKQDVLKMMELHGLIAKFSIATDENQDEQRYFVPTQLRSSPSALCEIKPSGCDPCPLVLHFLDGFVPHGLFPQLVSKFIHWCSENGFKKTPQLFNNGARLFIGKQITFALILICRKRFIKIVLKTRNPSSCKSQSMNASNKMAIEVRNFIERTLNEFSRDLSYLSNLRYDFSVVCTHCQPRESDLDGLISCCHDDRLHLLRVRPGEELICMENFSEETVKVPGWEMWFEVSHSQVNKIFLLSVGMMNCNSTKVPKEDVLEIVGASTELKTTGQGVETKKRKQKKNFTGLDESISQDDVLLIAHELGSLWKMVGRALNVPDAVIDQIEANKSDVSEKCYSVLTAWQERYPKDATYHHLARALKNPAVGRADVAEKYCGL; translated from the exons ATGGATATCGATCGACTTCTATTTGTTATTGAACAAGTTTGCCACATCAAAGACGAGAAAGAAGTGACAGCCATGCTGAATTTCTATCATGATCTCGGCGTGATTGTTAAGTATGGTCGAACTGTAGTGCTGCAGGCTCAGTGGCTGATCGACCTGTTCAAGCAACTTATAACGGTGCCGCCTTTTAACGAGGCT GATCCTTTGTACAGGAAATATTGGAGTGACTTGGAAGTAAACGGAATTCTGAGGATAGCACTAGTCGACCATGTATTTTCCAAGTTCATCGACAAAGGCCTTTGCAAACAAGATGTTCTGAAAATGATGGAGCTTCATGGATtgattgccaaattttcaaTTGCGACTGATGAAAACCAAGATGAACAAAGATATTTTGTTCCGACGCAGCTAAGATCATCGCCATCAGCACTGTGTGAGATCAAGCCGTCTGGATGTGATCCGTGTCCACTGGTTCTGCATTTTCTTGATGGTTTTGTTCCGCATGGGCTCTTTCCTCAGCTTGTGTCGAAGTTCATTCATTGGTGTTCTGAAAATGGTTTCAAAAAGACTCCACAGCTTTTTAACAATGGGGCCAGGCTCTTCATCGGAAAACAGATCACATTTGCTCTTATCCTGATTTGCAGAAAGAGGTTCATCAAAATCGTTTTAAAGACAAGGAATCCGTCTTCCTGCAAATCCCAATCGATGAATGCCTCAAACAAAATGGCTATTGAAGTTCGCAACTTTATCGAGAGAACCTTAAATGAGTTTTCACGTGACCTTTCTTATTTAAGCAATCTTCGGTATGATTTCAGTGTGGTGTGCACCCATTGCCAGCCACGCGAGAGTGACCTTGACGGGTTGATTAGTTGTTGTCATGACGATCGGTTGCACCTTCTTCGAGTTCGTCCTGGGGAAGAGCTGATTTGCATGGAGAATTTCTCCGAAGAAACGGTCAAGGTGCCTGGATGGGAGATGTGGTTCGAAGTATCCCATTCTCAGGTGAACAAGATTTTCCTTTTAAGTGTTGGGATGATGAATTGCAACTCG ACCAAGGTGCCAAAAGAGGATGTTTTAGAGATTGTGG GAGCTTCCACTGAGCTTAAGACCACAGGACAAGGAGTGGAAACAAAGAAGCGGAAACAGAAGAAGAACTTCACAG GCTTAGATGAAAGTATTTCACAAGATGATGTTCTTCTCATTGCGCATGAGCTTGGTTCGTTATGGAAAATGGTTGGCCGAGCGCTGAACGTCCCGGATGCTGTGATTGATCAGATTGAAGCAAACAAGTCTGATGTCTCTGAAAAGTGCTATT CTGTTCTAACTGCCTGGCAAGAGAGGTACCCAAAGGATGCAACATATCATCACTTGGCACGTGCATTGAAGAATCCCGCTGTTGGGCGAGCAGATGTGGCTGAGAAGTACTGTGGTCTTTAA
- the LOC136916783 gene encoding uncharacterized protein isoform X4, whose translation MDIDRLLFVIEQVCHIKDEKEVTAMLNFYHDLGVIVKYGRTVVLQAQWLIDLFKQLITVPPFNEADPLYRKYWSDLEVNGILRIALVDHVFSKFIDKGLCKQDVLKMMELHGLIAKFSIATDENQDEQRYFVPTQLRSSPSALCEIKPSGCDPCPLVLHFLDGFVPHGLFPQLVSKFIHWCSENGFKKTPQLFNNGARLFIGKQITFALILICRKRFIKIVLKTRNPSSCKSQSMNASNKMAIEVRNFIERTLNEFSRDLSYLSNLRYDFSVVCTHCQPRESDLDGLISCCHDDRLHLLRVRPGEELICMENFSEETVKVPGWEMWFEVSHSQTKVPKEDVLEIVGASTELKTTGQGVETKKRKQKKNFTGLDESISQDDVLLIAHELGSLWKMVGRALNVPDAVIDQIEANKSDVSEKCYSVLTAWQERYPKDATYHHLARALKNPAVGRADVAEKYCGL comes from the exons ATGGATATCGATCGACTTCTATTTGTTATTGAACAAGTTTGCCACATCAAAGACGAGAAAGAAGTGACAGCCATGCTGAATTTCTATCATGATCTCGGCGTGATTGTTAAGTATGGTCGAACTGTAGTGCTGCAGGCTCAGTGGCTGATCGACCTGTTCAAGCAACTTATAACGGTGCCGCCTTTTAACGAGGCT GATCCTTTGTACAGGAAATATTGGAGTGACTTGGAAGTAAACGGAATTCTGAGGATAGCACTAGTCGACCATGTATTTTCCAAGTTCATCGACAAAGGCCTTTGCAAACAAGATGTTCTGAAAATGATGGAGCTTCATGGATtgattgccaaattttcaaTTGCGACTGATGAAAACCAAGATGAACAAAGATATTTTGTTCCGACGCAGCTAAGATCATCGCCATCAGCACTGTGTGAGATCAAGCCGTCTGGATGTGATCCGTGTCCACTGGTTCTGCATTTTCTTGATGGTTTTGTTCCGCATGGGCTCTTTCCTCAGCTTGTGTCGAAGTTCATTCATTGGTGTTCTGAAAATGGTTTCAAAAAGACTCCACAGCTTTTTAACAATGGGGCCAGGCTCTTCATCGGAAAACAGATCACATTTGCTCTTATCCTGATTTGCAGAAAGAGGTTCATCAAAATCGTTTTAAAGACAAGGAATCCGTCTTCCTGCAAATCCCAATCGATGAATGCCTCAAACAAAATGGCTATTGAAGTTCGCAACTTTATCGAGAGAACCTTAAATGAGTTTTCACGTGACCTTTCTTATTTAAGCAATCTTCGGTATGATTTCAGTGTGGTGTGCACCCATTGCCAGCCACGCGAGAGTGACCTTGACGGGTTGATTAGTTGTTGTCATGACGATCGGTTGCACCTTCTTCGAGTTCGTCCTGGGGAAGAGCTGATTTGCATGGAGAATTTCTCCGAAGAAACGGTCAAGGTGCCTGGATGGGAGATGTGGTTCGAAGTATCCCATTCTCAG ACCAAGGTGCCAAAAGAGGATGTTTTAGAGATTGTGG GAGCTTCCACTGAGCTTAAGACCACAGGACAAGGAGTGGAAACAAAGAAGCGGAAACAGAAGAAGAACTTCACAG GCTTAGATGAAAGTATTTCACAAGATGATGTTCTTCTCATTGCGCATGAGCTTGGTTCGTTATGGAAAATGGTTGGCCGAGCGCTGAACGTCCCGGATGCTGTGATTGATCAGATTGAAGCAAACAAGTCTGATGTCTCTGAAAAGTGCTATT CTGTTCTAACTGCCTGGCAAGAGAGGTACCCAAAGGATGCAACATATCATCACTTGGCACGTGCATTGAAGAATCCCGCTGTTGGGCGAGCAGATGTGGCTGAGAAGTACTGTGGTCTTTAA
- the LOC136916783 gene encoding uncharacterized protein isoform X1, whose product MDIDRLLFVIEQVCHIKDEKEVTAMLNFYHDLGVIVKYGRTVVLQAQWLIDLFKQLITVPPFNEADPLYRKYWSDLEVNGILRIALVDHVFSKFIDKGLCKQDVLKMMELHGLIAKFSIATDENQDEQRYFVPTQLRSSPSALCEIKPSGCDPCPLVLHFLDGFVPHGLFPQLVSKFIHWCSENGFKKTPQLFNNGARLFIGKQITFALILICRKRFIKIVLKTRNPSSCKSQSMNASNKMAIEVRNFIERTLNEFSRDLSYLSNLRYDFSVVCTHCQPRESDLDGLISCCHDDRLHLLRVRPGEELICMENFSEETVKVPGWEMWFEVSHSQVNKIFLLSVGMMNCNSTKVPKEDVLEIVGASTELKTTGQGVETKKRKQKKNFTGHCSRFLFKRKKRIEKNDTAQPSGLDESISQDDVLLIAHELGSLWKMVGRALNVPDAVIDQIEANKSDVSEKCYSVLTAWQERYPKDATYHHLARALKNPAVGRADVAEKYCGL is encoded by the exons ATGGATATCGATCGACTTCTATTTGTTATTGAACAAGTTTGCCACATCAAAGACGAGAAAGAAGTGACAGCCATGCTGAATTTCTATCATGATCTCGGCGTGATTGTTAAGTATGGTCGAACTGTAGTGCTGCAGGCTCAGTGGCTGATCGACCTGTTCAAGCAACTTATAACGGTGCCGCCTTTTAACGAGGCT GATCCTTTGTACAGGAAATATTGGAGTGACTTGGAAGTAAACGGAATTCTGAGGATAGCACTAGTCGACCATGTATTTTCCAAGTTCATCGACAAAGGCCTTTGCAAACAAGATGTTCTGAAAATGATGGAGCTTCATGGATtgattgccaaattttcaaTTGCGACTGATGAAAACCAAGATGAACAAAGATATTTTGTTCCGACGCAGCTAAGATCATCGCCATCAGCACTGTGTGAGATCAAGCCGTCTGGATGTGATCCGTGTCCACTGGTTCTGCATTTTCTTGATGGTTTTGTTCCGCATGGGCTCTTTCCTCAGCTTGTGTCGAAGTTCATTCATTGGTGTTCTGAAAATGGTTTCAAAAAGACTCCACAGCTTTTTAACAATGGGGCCAGGCTCTTCATCGGAAAACAGATCACATTTGCTCTTATCCTGATTTGCAGAAAGAGGTTCATCAAAATCGTTTTAAAGACAAGGAATCCGTCTTCCTGCAAATCCCAATCGATGAATGCCTCAAACAAAATGGCTATTGAAGTTCGCAACTTTATCGAGAGAACCTTAAATGAGTTTTCACGTGACCTTTCTTATTTAAGCAATCTTCGGTATGATTTCAGTGTGGTGTGCACCCATTGCCAGCCACGCGAGAGTGACCTTGACGGGTTGATTAGTTGTTGTCATGACGATCGGTTGCACCTTCTTCGAGTTCGTCCTGGGGAAGAGCTGATTTGCATGGAGAATTTCTCCGAAGAAACGGTCAAGGTGCCTGGATGGGAGATGTGGTTCGAAGTATCCCATTCTCAGGTGAACAAGATTTTCCTTTTAAGTGTTGGGATGATGAATTGCAACTCG ACCAAGGTGCCAAAAGAGGATGTTTTAGAGATTGTGG GAGCTTCCACTGAGCTTAAGACCACAGGACAAGGAGTGGAAACAAAGAAGCGGAAACAGAAGAAGAACTTCACAG GCCATTGTTCACGTTTTctatttaaaaggaaaaagagaattGAAAAGAATGACACTGCGCAGCCGTCAG GCTTAGATGAAAGTATTTCACAAGATGATGTTCTTCTCATTGCGCATGAGCTTGGTTCGTTATGGAAAATGGTTGGCCGAGCGCTGAACGTCCCGGATGCTGTGATTGATCAGATTGAAGCAAACAAGTCTGATGTCTCTGAAAAGTGCTATT CTGTTCTAACTGCCTGGCAAGAGAGGTACCCAAAGGATGCAACATATCATCACTTGGCACGTGCATTGAAGAATCCCGCTGTTGGGCGAGCAGATGTGGCTGAGAAGTACTGTGGTCTTTAA
- the LOC136916783 gene encoding uncharacterized protein isoform X2 — protein sequence MDIDRLLFVIEQVCHIKDEKEVTAMLNFYHDLGVIVKYGRTVVLQAQWLIDLFKQLITVPPFNEADPLYRKYWSDLEVNGILRIALVDHVFSKFIDKGLCKQDVLKMMELHGLIAKFSIATDENQDEQRYFVPTQLRSSPSALCEIKPSGCDPCPLVLHFLDGFVPHGLFPQLVSKFIHWCSENGFKKTPQLFNNGARLFIGKQITFALILICRKRFIKIVLKTRNPSSCKSQSMNASNKMAIEVRNFIERTLNEFSRDLSYLSNLRYDFSVVCTHCQPRESDLDGLISCCHDDRLHLLRVRPGEELICMENFSEETVKVPGWEMWFEVSHSQTKVPKEDVLEIVGASTELKTTGQGVETKKRKQKKNFTGHCSRFLFKRKKRIEKNDTAQPSGLDESISQDDVLLIAHELGSLWKMVGRALNVPDAVIDQIEANKSDVSEKCYSVLTAWQERYPKDATYHHLARALKNPAVGRADVAEKYCGL from the exons ATGGATATCGATCGACTTCTATTTGTTATTGAACAAGTTTGCCACATCAAAGACGAGAAAGAAGTGACAGCCATGCTGAATTTCTATCATGATCTCGGCGTGATTGTTAAGTATGGTCGAACTGTAGTGCTGCAGGCTCAGTGGCTGATCGACCTGTTCAAGCAACTTATAACGGTGCCGCCTTTTAACGAGGCT GATCCTTTGTACAGGAAATATTGGAGTGACTTGGAAGTAAACGGAATTCTGAGGATAGCACTAGTCGACCATGTATTTTCCAAGTTCATCGACAAAGGCCTTTGCAAACAAGATGTTCTGAAAATGATGGAGCTTCATGGATtgattgccaaattttcaaTTGCGACTGATGAAAACCAAGATGAACAAAGATATTTTGTTCCGACGCAGCTAAGATCATCGCCATCAGCACTGTGTGAGATCAAGCCGTCTGGATGTGATCCGTGTCCACTGGTTCTGCATTTTCTTGATGGTTTTGTTCCGCATGGGCTCTTTCCTCAGCTTGTGTCGAAGTTCATTCATTGGTGTTCTGAAAATGGTTTCAAAAAGACTCCACAGCTTTTTAACAATGGGGCCAGGCTCTTCATCGGAAAACAGATCACATTTGCTCTTATCCTGATTTGCAGAAAGAGGTTCATCAAAATCGTTTTAAAGACAAGGAATCCGTCTTCCTGCAAATCCCAATCGATGAATGCCTCAAACAAAATGGCTATTGAAGTTCGCAACTTTATCGAGAGAACCTTAAATGAGTTTTCACGTGACCTTTCTTATTTAAGCAATCTTCGGTATGATTTCAGTGTGGTGTGCACCCATTGCCAGCCACGCGAGAGTGACCTTGACGGGTTGATTAGTTGTTGTCATGACGATCGGTTGCACCTTCTTCGAGTTCGTCCTGGGGAAGAGCTGATTTGCATGGAGAATTTCTCCGAAGAAACGGTCAAGGTGCCTGGATGGGAGATGTGGTTCGAAGTATCCCATTCTCAG ACCAAGGTGCCAAAAGAGGATGTTTTAGAGATTGTGG GAGCTTCCACTGAGCTTAAGACCACAGGACAAGGAGTGGAAACAAAGAAGCGGAAACAGAAGAAGAACTTCACAG GCCATTGTTCACGTTTTctatttaaaaggaaaaagagaattGAAAAGAATGACACTGCGCAGCCGTCAG GCTTAGATGAAAGTATTTCACAAGATGATGTTCTTCTCATTGCGCATGAGCTTGGTTCGTTATGGAAAATGGTTGGCCGAGCGCTGAACGTCCCGGATGCTGTGATTGATCAGATTGAAGCAAACAAGTCTGATGTCTCTGAAAAGTGCTATT CTGTTCTAACTGCCTGGCAAGAGAGGTACCCAAAGGATGCAACATATCATCACTTGGCACGTGCATTGAAGAATCCCGCTGTTGGGCGAGCAGATGTGGCTGAGAAGTACTGTGGTCTTTAA